The genomic stretch AATTAAAACGGGCTCTCGTATTTACCTCACTCAGAGTTTTACCATCCAAATGCTCAGGAGCTGTAATTTCCACGATCGTGTAGTTATCCGATAAATCAATATAATCAAGCAGATTGGGAGTAACAAGCTGATGAGCGACCCGCTTTCCCATATCTCTCTCAGGATAAACTACACGATCGACTCCGAGTTTCTCCAGCGCCCTGCCGTGCAGTAAAGAAATTGCCTTGGCAATGACTTTTTTTACACCGAGTTCTTTTAACAAAATCGCACTTAAAATACTCATCTGCACATCATCGCCGATTGCGACGATTCCGCAGTCAAAGTTTCGAACACCAAGCGAGCGCAGCATGTCCTCGTCTGAGGCATCCGCTACCACGGTATGAGTCAGCACATCACTCATGTCATTTACAATCTCTTCATTACGGTCTATGCCGAGCACTTCATATCCTTTTTCAACGAGTTCCATTGCAAGGCTCGATCCAAATCGACCAAGCCCAACGACTACAAATTGTTGTTTCTTCATCTTTATATTAAAACTCCCTTACCCTATTATGATCTTGCCTTCAGGGTGTCTGTATAGTTCTTTGTTCTTCTTGCTAAGCGCGTAGCCTAGTGTAATGGGACCAAGACGACCGACAAACATTGTTAAACTAATCAGCAATTTCCCAATCAAGGAAAGATCGGGTGTTAGTCCCATGGAGAGACCGACCGTACCAAAGGCTGAAGTGGTTTCAAATAAAATAGCCAAGAATGAACTGTCTTCCATTGTCGATAGAATCATCGTCACTCCGATGACGACCACGAGAGATAACATGGTAATCGTCAATGCTTTAAATATTCGCTCTTGCGGAATTCGATAACGAAACATTACTACATCATCTTGCCCCTTAACCATGGAGATTACCGCTCCGATAAGAATCGCAAAGGTTGTCGTTTTGATCCCTCCGCCTGTAGAGCCTGGAGAAGCGCCAATAAACATCAATATAATAAAGAAAAACTGAGTTACTTGCTGAAGTCCGGCAATATCAACCGTGTTCATGCCTGTTGTCCGAGTGGTAATGGACTGAAAGAAAGACGCGAGTATTTTCCCCCCTGCATCCAGTTGTCCGAGTGTCTTAGGGTTGGTGAATTCCAGAAATAAGAACATGACTGTCCCAAAAATAATGAGAAACGAAGTCACCGAAATGACTACTTTAGAATGTAATGATAATTTTCGAATCTGACGGATTCCAACTAAATCAGATAAAACGACAAATCCAAGACCGCCAAGAATGATGATAGCCATACTGACGATATTGATGACCGGATCATTTACGTACAGAGTTAAACTTCGGAAATCACCAAACAAATCAAACCCTGCATTATTAAACAGAGAGATCGAATGAAACACACCAAAATAGAGGGCTTTGCCAAACGGCATATCAAAAGACCAGCGTATTGTTAAGAGGAGTGCTCCAATCAACTCTATAGTAATAGAGTAAAATAATACTTTCCTTACCAGTTTTACAATGCCTTCAATTGAATTCTGATTTAAAGCTTGCTGTAAAATAAGCCGTTCACGCAGGGATATCTTTCGCCGAAAGACAATCGCGATCAGAGTCGTCATTGTCATAAATCCCAAACCGCCAAGCTGGATGAGTACAGCAATCACTACTTGGCCAAATACAGAAAAATAATGCCCCGTATCCAGTACGACAAGTCCAGTTACACATGTTGCCGATGTTGCCGTAAAAAAAGCATCTATAAATGCGATCCTTTCCCCTGTTGTATTAGCAATCGGAAGCATCAGCAGCAAAGTACCAACCATAATAATGGCTGCAAAGCCGAGCACTAATATTTGAGGCGGGTTTAATTTAAAGATACGGGCAGTCATGTTAAACACTTGTTCACCTCATTCATTAGCTTCAATTAAAAAGAGAACCTTTTCCGAGCAATTTGTATAGCTCTAGGTAATGGTTCCCCCCTGT from Paenibacillus polygoni encodes the following:
- a CDS encoding potassium channel family protein, encoding MKKQQFVVVGLGRFGSSLAMELVEKGYEVLGIDRNEEIVNDMSDVLTHTVVADASDEDMLRSLGVRNFDCGIVAIGDDVQMSILSAILLKELGVKKVIAKAISLLHGRALEKLGVDRVVYPERDMGKRVAHQLVTPNLLDYIDLSDNYTIVEITAPEHLDGKTLSEVNTRARFNCSVVALQKKEGVIIAPTALDAINGGDIMVIIGTHSNIDRFEEEVINE
- a CDS encoding TrkH family potassium uptake protein: MTARIFKLNPPQILVLGFAAIIMVGTLLLMLPIANTTGERIAFIDAFFTATSATCVTGLVVLDTGHYFSVFGQVVIAVLIQLGGLGFMTMTTLIAIVFRRKISLRERLILQQALNQNSIEGIVKLVRKVLFYSITIELIGALLLTIRWSFDMPFGKALYFGVFHSISLFNNAGFDLFGDFRSLTLYVNDPVINIVSMAIIILGGLGFVVLSDLVGIRQIRKLSLHSKVVISVTSFLIIFGTVMFLFLEFTNPKTLGQLDAGGKILASFFQSITTRTTGMNTVDIAGLQQVTQFFFIILMFIGASPGSTGGGIKTTTFAILIGAVISMVKGQDDVVMFRYRIPQERIFKALTITMLSLVVVIGVTMILSTMEDSSFLAILFETTSAFGTVGLSMGLTPDLSLIGKLLISLTMFVGRLGPITLGYALSKKNKELYRHPEGKIIIG